Proteins co-encoded in one Stomoxys calcitrans chromosome 5, idStoCalc2.1, whole genome shotgun sequence genomic window:
- the LOC131998068 gene encoding uncharacterized protein LOC131998068 isoform X2, which produces MREFVCYICEKTYEHKQSLNRHLRLQHSIECVKCNVKFSTYPELLKHMKSMEHNEKKEEKTVYCENCNLTIPKNQWKNHISTNTHIDKCVKWIDKDVSCFGSSFQNRIESYKIKNSDINNLIPENFFESIQEKVINIIQKALQKHESIKYNCTLHCNYILMKENAEDEVSLFTHHTKMLILSPSSTLDEILNHYNENCNEIIKKMSEFQERDSGWTLIEIKYLEININKYTCLRGSQYINLPPKIRNKKACINVQNNDVYCFKWAIISALNPLPNEKKPHKCSNYKVTDIKANIITLENNIILNFENMEFPLTINKIRVFELQNPDIKAEKSTHINLLLIEEDDKFHYIWIKNISRLLRSSITKKKNRIHFCNTCLTHVSSSSRLEKHKRECKKMVTTMPSDKDKILKFKNFKHKLDIPFSIYADFECILQPLEIQNSSKVKSVQKHIPFAYSYYIKCSFDSNLDKIKIYSGEDCTKHFFNSLVGEIVWIYNNYLSKVKPMNSLTLIQLQYQKEHPICHICEKSFLNTDVRVADHCHLTGEYRGPAHKNCNLEYQIANFVPVFFHNLSAYDSHLFVRELSSVVGDINILPLNKELYISISKRIYIDSNKSIEIRFLDSCKFMASSLEKLAGYLSDEDFNAVKSTFVNDSEFNLMKRKGVFPYDYLDSPERLEENALPPISNFFNKLTNEVCSEDDYTHAKNVWNIFKCKNLKDYLLLYLKVDVLLLCDVFENFRKVCKKIYNLDPCQYYTAPGLSWSAMLKTTGIELELLTDFEKYNFIVEGIRGGIVQCSKRFSVANNIYVSDYNPCQDSNFLIYLDVNNLYGYAMSQYLPYKNFEWVENIEMFNLNDIKEDSEIGYILEVDLEYPSSLHDYHNDLPFCAENKKLGSMRQSKLVLNLNDKINYIIHYKTLQQCIKHGLVLKKNT; this is translated from the exons atgaGAGAATTTGTATGTTATATTTGTGAGAAAACTTACGAACATAAACAATCTTTGAATCGTCATTTGCGTTTACAACATTCAATTGAGTGTGTGAAATGTAATGTGAAATTTAGTACTTATCCAGAGCTTTTAAAGCATATGAAGTCAATGGAacacaatgaaaaaaaagaggaaaaaacggtatactgtgaaaattgcaatttAACTATTCCAAAAAATCAGTGGAAGAATCATATCAGCACTAACACACACATCGATAAGTGTGTAAAATGGATAGATAAGGATGTGTCTTGCTTTGGATCTAGCTTTCAAAATCGAATAGaaagttataaaataaaaaatagtgatatcaataacttgatacccGAAAACTTTTTCGAATCAATTCAAGAAAAAGTAATCAATATAATTCAAAAGGCGTTGCAAAAGCATGAATCTATTAAATATAATTGTACACTACATTGTAattatattttgatgaaagagaATGCGGAAGATGAAGTTAGTTTATTTACACATCACACAAAAATGTTGATACTATCTCCCTCAAGTACACTGGACGAAATTTTAAATCATTATAatgaaaattgtaatgaaataattaaaaaaatgagtgAATTCCAAGAACGAGATAGTGGATGGActttaatcgaaataaaatatcTAGAGATCAACATCAACAAATATACATGTTTGAGAGGATCTCAATACATAAATCTTCCTCCCAAAATAAGGAATAAAAAGGCTTGCATTAATGTGCAAAACAATGATGTTTATTGTTTTAAATGGGCAATAATATCAGCATTAAATCCACTTCCAAATGAAAAGAAACCACATAAATGTAGCAACTACAAAGTAACGGACATTAAGGCAAACATTATAACATtggaaaataatataatattaaattttgaaaacatggaATTTCCCCTTACCATAAATAAAATCAGAGTCTTTGAGCTGCAGAATCCTGATATAA AAGCTGAGAAATCAACTCACATCAATCTTCTTCTAATAGAAGAGGATGATAAATTTCATTACAtctggataaaaaatatatcaag attgTTGCGAAGTTctataacaaagaaaaaaaataggaTTCATTTTTGTAACACCTGCTTAACTCATGTTTCTTCAAGTAGTAGACTAGAGAAACACAAACGTGAGTGTAAAAAGATGGTAACAACAATGCCATCAGATAAAGATAAAATActtaaatttaagaattttaaacataaattaGATATTCCATTCTCAATTTATGCCGATTTTGAGTGCATTCTTCAACCGTTAGAGATACAAAATTCAAGTAAAGTAAAATCAGTTCAAAAACATATTCCATTTGCATACAGTTATTATATCAAATGTTCATTTGATTCAAATTTAGATAAGATTAAAATTTATTCAGGTGAAGACtgtacaaaacatttttttaactcaTTAGTGGGAGAGATTGTATGgatttataataattatttatcTAAAGTAAAACCAATGAATTCCTTAACATTAATTCAACTACAATACCaaaaggaacatccgatttgtCATATTTGTGAAAAGTCTTTTTTAAATACTGATGTTAGAGTAGCTGATCATTGTCATTTGACAGGTGAATACAGAGGACCTGCTcataaaaattgtaatttagAGTATCAAATAGCAAATTTCGTTCCAGTATTTTTTCATAATCTTTCAGCATATGATTCTCATTTGTTTGTTAGAGAACTCTCCTCTGTAGTTGGTGATATAAATATTCTTCCATTAAATAAGGAACTTTATATTTCTATATCGAAAAGAATTTATATAGATTCAAATAAGAGTATTGAAATACGTTTTCTAGATTCATGTAAATTTATGGCATCTAGCTTAGAAAAGCTAGCAGGTTATTTATCTGATGAAGATTTCAATGCTGTTAAATCAACTTTTGTTAACGatagtgaatttaatttaatgaagCGTAAAGGTGTATTTCCTTATGACTATTTAGATTCTCCTGAACGATTAGAAGAAAACGCTTTACCacctatttccaatttttttaataagctAACTAATGAGGTTTGTAGTGAGGATGATTATACACACGCTAAAAATGTATGGAAtatatttaaatgtaaaaatttaaaagattacttattactttatttgaaagttgatgttttgttattatgcgatgtgtttgaaaattttagaaaagtatgtaaaaaaatttataatttagatCCATGTCAATATTATACAGCACCTGGTTTGTCTTGGAGTGCAATGTTAAAAACAACTGGAATAGAACTAGAATTATTAACTGACTTTGAAAAGTACAAttttattgtggagggtattaGAGGAGGGATTGTTCAATGTTCTAAACGATTTTCAGTTGCAAATAATATATATGTAAGTGATTATAATCCATGTCAagattcaaattttttaatttatttagatGTTAATAATTTATATGGTTATGCTATGTCACAGTATCtaccttataaaaattttgaatgggttgaaaatattgaaatgtttaatttgaaTGATATCAAAGAAGATTCAGAGATAGGATATATATTAGAGGTAGACTTAGAATATCCATCCTCATTACATGATTATCACAATGACCTACCATTTTGCgctgaaaataaaaaacttgGTTCTATGAGGCAATCTAAATTagttttgaatttaaatgatAAAATTAATTATATCATACATtataaaactcttcaacagtgtATTAAACATGGattagttttaaaaaaaaatacatag